The nucleotide sequence tttgatactactaattttaatagaaatgtaattgacaatcaaaaaattaataattgtatcttttcttcttaaaaatttttcaataaaaatatctctctcctttaattcttgtcaaaatctctcttattcttttctattctaaaacatttttcttgCATTATTACATTttgttgatatatatatatactcaaaattgaaaCATAAGtatttgttaacctaaacaaagttatatgctcaaaatcaaaatttatatatGTTAACCAAAATGAAAGTAATAcggtaataaaaaaaaatatggttaataaatttttattaactttgtttaggttaacatacataaatttttattttgagcatataactttgtttaggttaacaaatacatacattacaatttgagtatatatatattccagcaaaatctaataatgtaagaaaaaagttttagaatagaaaaaaataagagagattttgacaagaattaaaggagatagataattttattgaacaaatttttaagaagaaaagatacaattactaattttttgattatcaattatatttttattaaaattattagtatcaaaaaatattttaaatttaatattatcaagaaaaaataaaaagatttatataagaactaatttgattaatttttaaaattttagggatgaaaatgattTACGTCTGAACTTTTAAGGACTATTtcgattataaataacttttttacatgttaagtgacacgtggcatgccaggTGTCACCGATCTGATATGTCAActaatcatcttgtgacacgtggcattagctcttcacgtcatcatccaactgacggaaggatTAATGTGACCAATCGTATATCTTTCGGAGATAATTTTGATTATCTTTatctttcaaaaactaaaataGAGATTAAAATATCTTTCAAGACGATTTTAGCTATTTACTCGTCAAAATTATTTAACAGATTTTTGTTACAATGACTTAATTTCAATCGGGTATTGTATCCCTTTTTTATCCGAACTTTATTAAACTATGTACACCTTAGAATAATCGAAGCAGGGGCAGGGGCTCTTCATGAAGGTTCTGCTGCAGGGAGTGAGTCGATGCACGGGGACCGGTTGGGGGTGTCTGAGAAGTTCTTGGAGACAACTCGTGAAGCAAAAATGGGTATACATGGGCTGACTATTGATGAGGGGGCAATTGGGAATAAGGTGGTCATGGAAGCAGATGAAGGAAAGTCCAGAGAGAGAGAGGACGACAGAATTTTTAAGGAAGCACAACTCAAGGAATCGGAGGTTACATGGAATCTGGCAGTGGAATCCGGCGCTGTGTTATATGATGAAGATGTGGATATTATGAGTATTTTACAAGCTGAGAATGCAAAGATAGCGGAGAAACGGAAGCTggcgaaacaaaaagaaaaggcaaGAAGGAGTCGTCCAAAGAACAAATGTAAGGTGAGAAATAATTTGGTTAAATGATTGTGAGTTGTTGGAATATTAGGGGTTTGGGGGGAGACGGAAAACTGAGCATGATAAAAACATTAAAGAAGAAATATAATGTGAACATGTTAGGCTTAATTGAAACAAAAAAGGAGGTTATTTTGAAATATGATGTTGCCAGGATATGGGGAAGTAGTACTGTAGGATGGGAGTTTGTGGAATCTGTTGGGGCAGCTGGTGGGCTTCTGTTGATGTGGGATGATATGATGTTTCAAAAAAGTAATTGTTATAAAGGGGAGAGGTGGTTGTGCGTTGAAGGCGTGTTAACAAAAAATAACTTCCAGTGTGCCTATTGTTTGGTGTACGGGGCACATGGGAGGGAAGAAAAGCGGGTGGTATGGGAGGAATTGAGTTATATTGCGGGTTTGTGCCAGGTTCCTTTCTGTTTGTTGGGagactttaatgagattttacAAGTGGAGGATCGCAAAGGGGGGATGAGTTTGTCGGTCTCGGCGGAAGAGTTTAAAAGTTGGGTTCAAGACATGCAGCTAGTGGATTTACCCCTTACTGATAGGAAGTACACATGGTTCAGGGGTCAGTCTTGTAGCAGAATAGATAGGGTGATGGTTAGTATTGAATGGGTGGAAGAATTCTCTGACATTAGGCTGAGAGGTGGTCCAAGGGGCTTGTCCGATCATTGCCCGTTAATTGTGGATGATACACGGGTAAGAGAGGGTCCTCGACCGTTTAGGAGTTTGGATTCCTGGTTTACACATAAGGGTTTTCTACTGACAGTAAAGAATGAATGGCGAAAATTGGGAGGTACTCCGTTCCTTGGTAAACTGAAGGCCTTGACGACACCTTTGAGACAATGGCATAAGGATAATTTTGGTGATATGGATAATAGGATTATGAAGTTTGAGGATGAGATAAGGAAACTGGATGATCAGGTTAGTGAAGGAATCTATGATAATACAACGGAGGCTAGACGGAAGGCGTTGGTGAGATTTTGTGGAAAGTGGTACGTTAGGAAGGAAATCCAGTGGAAGCAGTTGTCTCGGTCCAAACATGCTAGGGATATGGACAGGAATACCCGGTATTTTCACAACATTGACTCAGCTAGAAGGCGGAATAACAGGATTGATGCTCTAATGATACATGGGAGACTTGTAAGGAATCAAGTAAGGATAAAGCATGCAATAAGGGGTTTCTACAAGGAGTTGTATCGGCAGGAGCCTGCTCCTAGGATTGGTGTACGGGATGGGTTGTTGAAGCAAATTGGTAGGGATGAGGCAGACGCCTTGGAGGTCATCCCTTCTGTGGAGGAAATCAGGAAGGCAGTTTGGGATTGTGAGTCTTCTAAGGCCCCGGGTAGTGATGGGTATAACATGAATTTCATTAAGAAGTGCTGGGAAGAGATTGGTCAGGAGTTCACTGAGGCAGTCATGGATTTCTTCCAAAGGGCTAAGCTACCTACAGATGTAAATCTAACTTGGGTGACGCTGGCCCCAAAGTTTGTGGGGGCTAAAGAGATCAAGGATTTCCGTCCGATTAGCTTAGTGGGATGTGTGTATAAGGTGGTTTCGAAGGTATTAGTGAGAAGAATGAGAGCGGTTATGCCAGGTTTGGTGGGTGAGACTCAGACTGCATTTGTGAAAGGCAGAAAGATTCATGACGGTGCCCTCATCGCCTGTGAGACGGTCCATTGGCTGAAGTCACGAAGAAAGAAAGCGGCAATTATAAAGTTGGATTTTCATAAAGCTTATGATAGAGTCGGATGGAGTTTCGTGGATATAGTGTTAGAGAAAATGGGTTTTGGATAGCGTTGGAGGTTGTGGGTGAAGGAGTGTCTTACTACGGCCACTATGTCTGTACTGGTAAATGGGTCGCCATCCAAGCCGTTTAAAATGGAGCGAGGTCTCCGACAAGGGGATCCCCTCTCTCCATTTCTATTTGTGCTAGTAGTGGATGTGTTGCATCGGATGCTGAGAGAAGCTGTCAGGAATGGCCGCATTGATCCGCTGTTGGTTGGGGGAAAGAATATCGCATTGTCGCATTTACAATTTGCGGATGATACGATATTGTTTTGTCCCCCGGTGACAGAGACGATTGTGAATTACAAGAGACTGCTGCAGTGTTTTGAGTTGATGTCGGGGTTGAGCATCAATTTTGATAAATCAAATCTGATATCGGTGAATTGTGAGCAGGAGTGGATAGATCATGCGTGTGGTATATTGGGGTGCCAGCAAGCAGTATTACCAGTTAGGTATCTCGGGATTTCCTTGGGAGCAAATCCGCATATGGTGAAGACTTGGAAACCGGTAatagataaggtggaagagaaACTCAGCCTGTGGAAAGCAAAAGTATTAAACAAAGCGGGTAAGCTCGTGCTCATTAAATCAGTGCTAAATAGCCTTCCAATATATTACCTTAGTCTGTACAAAATGCCAAAGGCGGTTGCGGATAAGCTGATATCCTTGCAAATGAGATTTATGTGGTGTAAGGGGGATGGTAAAGAGGGTATCCCGTTAGTCAAGTGGGAGCTGGTTCAGGCGCCGAAAAAAGTTGGGGGCTTGGGGATTGGGGATGCAGTGCTTCGAAACACAGCACtcctgtttaagtggtggtggagatttTCAAAGGAGGAGTGCCCCTTGTGGAAAAAGATTGTCTGCTCGTGTAACAACCTGAACCCTGATATAATGCTAGTAAATCAGCAGCTACCGGTTAAAGGAGGACCCTGAAAAGACATTTGCCATTTGAATATTATAGAGCAGCGAATAAAAGACAAAATGCTGACTGGCATGGCGATGGAGGTAGGTAATGGAAGGAGCACTATGTTTTGGGAGGATAACTGGCTGCACGGTGGACCCTTGAAACTGGCGTTTCCAAGACTCTATTCTATTTCAAACCAACAAGGAGCTatgataggggattgtgggttttggaatGGACTCGATTGGATATGGAATTTCCAGTGGAGAAGGGAGTTGTTTCAATGGGAGATGGATCTTCTTGGCCAGTTTCATGAGAGGTTAAGGCCGGTGAAGTTGGCAGCTGATGCAGAGGATAAGCTGGTATGGAAGTTTGAGAGTAAAGAGGTATTTTCTACCAGATCTGTTGTACAGATACTTCAATCAGAGATTCTGTCAGATGAGATAACGAGCTACAGCTTTACAAGTTCAGTATGGCGAGGAGTGGTGCCTTTGAGAATTGAGCTTTTTGGATGGTTCGTGCTTGTTGGTCGAGTGAATACCAAAGAGAGATTGAGTAGGCTAGGCGTTATTATGCCCAATGATAATATCTGTGTTCTTTGTAAGAAAGAGGTAGAATCGGTCAAACATTTGTTTCTTCTATGTGACCtcacatggcaggtgtggtgcagtTGGCTGAGGAGATTTGGGGAGGATTGGGCTATTCCTGGCACCATTAGGGAACTGTTTGAGAGTTGGACTGGTAGGCATAAGCAAAAACAGGAGCAGAAAAGGTGGCTTATTGGGTTTTTCACAGTGATCTGGAATGTCTGGGTGGAACGTAATGCGAGGATCTTCAATAATAAAGAAGCAGGTGTTGACATAGTAATAAAGCGGACATTTCTGAGCTATGAAGAATGGACCGATAGTGATCCTTTCGGTAGTTGACAGGAGTTGTATATTTCTATGTAGCACTTGTTATTAGAGTCCATTGCTCCACTATTCTGTGTTGAgcttattttgtttcaaaaaaaaaatttgattacttttttttgttattaaatatttttgataatttaattaagaAAATGTAAAACTAACACTTCTAATAAAAAATTTGGATTAAAATAGCACAATCTTATCAACCGAATTAAGTGCACCACCTTATGAATTGCCCAAATTTCATTGGTACATAGAAATAGAAATCGTATATcgtatatttaaaattaaaattgagttaTATTACATttgtattaattaataaaatatttcagCCATTAACCTCTACTTTTTATTTACCAACAATTAATAAGTCAAATATTAAGGATCATTTTGATACATGTATCTATTTTGTGTCTTTTATGTTTTCaatattttgtaaaaaaaaaaaaaagaattaaaaaataaaaaccaagcAAAGTTTTGAGAAAGAGCACGTGAGATTTGTTATTGGTGTTTGTGTGTTAGGGACTTTGATTTCATTTTGGACTGAGATTTCAAAGACATTGGCTTTGTTAATTTCAAACCAAACACAACATCACGCCTCAGCTACCAACCTTCCTAACACCAATTTGTTGTTCATTGACCATATTAACCTTCAAATAatacttttttcttttatcaAACTAAAAATTCCTTCTAAAcaaaaaaattgtgaaaaataaTATGATGGAGTAATTTTTCTGAACTAAGAgagaaaataaattgaaattaataatttataagtataaaatattaatttaattaatgaaTAAAGTTTGGAAAACTAATTTAAACATGTTTccattattttattctcaatacatattatataataaatttaaagtcTAGTTTTCATAGGCTAGTTTTtttgtatattaaaaaaattttggtgtaatattcaattattgaattttatggtattttttaaaattgtggaagTAGAACATACATCCTCCCTTATATTGATAATACGCTCCCTTTGAAAAATATCAATACAAGAGGGACGTATTGTCCTCCCATAATTTTCAGATTTGtggtgttttaatttttttttgttgataaCCACAAATATAAGGGTAGATTtgtggttttaatttttttttaaatacaaatatGAGGGTCAGAtttgagttttttattttaaatttttttgaatataCAAATTTGTAATTCTATGAAATCTGACCCTCAAATTTTTTACTTTCCCAAATCTGAGGGTTCGATttgttatttaaaattaaaaaaaaaattaatttgtatttaagAAAAATACACCAATTATTCTGATGAAttatacacaattttttttatataaaaaaaaattagcctgaATATTACACCAAAATTTTTTCAATATGTAAAAAAATAAATGGTTTTCATATTCCAAGGCATTTTTATAGATATTCCAAGGTATTAttacttaattattatttttattattaaaaaaaggtATTATTCATTATTTCCCTATTAAAAACCTATTAATTTTTCAACAATGCTAATTGTGTAGCTGCTCTTGTTTTCTCGTCTTTCCAGTGATTTAGTTTCACATTAAGCCCTTCAAGATCTCAGAGGTCAAAGGGCCATAACAATCGAAGCTCCTAAAAGAGACATTCTCAATTCTCATTTATATATAAACCCTGACACTCATAATAGGGTGTCTCCAATTCTGTTTTtgtttccttcttttcttttttcccttaAATTCTCAGCACCCCATTAAGATTCCCGtcagaaagttttgatttttaatcttaatttttaaTTAACGAGAATGATTTGCTCTTTGAGACAACCTAGTATAGGGATCACTGGTTCTGATGTTGTGTTGAGGCAAAAACACGCAACCCCATTTCAAGCATGTTCATTTTTACCTCCTTTGGCGTTGAAGAAAAAACCCCAGAAACATGTTGTTTCGGTGAACAAACCACTGCACGTTGCTTCTGTTAGTGTTGGGAATTTTGGGTCAGTGAAGGATTTGGAGGGTTTTGGAAAGAGAGAGAGTGATGATTTGGTGAAGTGTGGTGCATATGAGGCAGATAGATCAGAGATTGAAGCAGCTGGTCCATCAGAGGCTGCAAAGAAGGTGAAGATTGGGATATACTTTGCAACATGGTGGGCTTTGAATGTTGTGTTCAATATATATAACAAGAAGGTGTTGAATGCATACCCTTACCCTTGGCTCACATCAACACTTTCACTTGCTTGTGGCTCTCTCATGATGTTGATCTCTTGGGCCACAGGGATTGCTGAATCCCCTAAGACTGATCTTGAGTTTTGGAAGACTTTGTTACCTGTAAGTGTTTTTGatttcattttctttgttttgttttgttttgtttgtttagaAAAATGAATTGATAGCTTTGTTTTTGTTTGCTCTATATGCTTTTTGATTGATGTGAAGGAAAATAAGTAATAAAGTAGAGGAAATTATGTTCATTCACAACATGCAGCTGAAATTAAGTTGAGTTTAATATGATAGCTTTGTTTTTGTTTGCTTTCATGTCCTTTTTGATTGATGTGAGGGAAAGTAGATAGTAAAGTAGAGAAAATTTATGTTCATTTACACCATGCAGCTGAATTAAGTTGAGTTTAATATGAGATTTTGGTTTATTTATTAGCAAATTTAAAAGGTCTTGGCTTTTGTCCTTTTTACATATTTTGTGTATCATTTTGAATGGATGGAAGTAGATGGTTAACTGATCTTTGATGGTTTTCCTTCAGGTTGCTGTTGCACACACAATAGGACATGTCGCGGCGACTGTTAGTATGTCGAAAGTTGCAGTGTCTTTTACACATATCATCAAGAGTGGTGAACCTGCTTTTAGTGTCTTGGTTTCCAGATTTCTCCTTGGTGAGACCTTTCCCGTGCCGGTCTATCTATCTTTGATTCCAATTATTGGTGGATGTGCACTTGCCGCTGTTACCGAGCTCAATTTCAATATGACTGGTAATGAGAGATTTTCTTTGGAAGAACATTTTGCTAGCTACATTCTATTTCTTTGTCTAGTTGTTGAGAACAACAATAAGACTAATATAGGACAAAGAAATGGACTTTAACTTCGAATTTGACCCGATAAGAAGCAAATGTATTTAACTAAATTTGGTGATGGTGATATTCACTTGTTTTCAGTTCTTGCTTTGGTTAATTCTGCATTTAGAAGAGGTTGTTTGTGCAATACTCTGCTGACTTTgattttgatgaatcttttctTTCAGGTTTCATGGGGGCTATGATATCAAATTTGGCATTTGTGTTCCGTAATATCTTTTCGAAGAAGGGCATGAAAGGAAAGTCTGTCAGTGGAATGAATTACTACGCATGCTTATCTATTTTATCCCTTGCACTTCTCACACCATTCGCAATAGCCGTCGAAGGGCCGCAGATGTGGGCAGCTGGATGGCAAATAGCACTCTCTCAAATCGGACCCCAATTCATATGGTAATTACAAGATTTTCCTCACTCTAGCTTAGTTTTCTTTAAGATATGTTAGTTTGCACAATAATGCATTTAGCTTATCTTTGATCTTGCATCTTATTTGTAACTAAAGATAAACGataaatttttaatgcaaataaGTATGATGGTAGTGTATCTCATTAATGCATATAAGGTTTTAGAACTTCTAGTGATTTCTTGAGTATTCGTTTTTTATTGAATTGTCTTTCTATTCTAAAATCTTCTTTACTTTTCTTCTTGTCGCTAAAATGTATGGCTGATAATTGTACACAATAGGTGGGTAGCAGCTCAAAGTGTGTTCTACCATCTGTACAACCAAGTGTCATACATGTCTTTGGATGAGATCTCGCCCTTGACATTTAGCATTGGAAACACCATGAAACGTATTTCAGTCATAGTTTCTTCCATCATTATCTTCCATACACCAGTTCAACCTGTCAATGCTCTTGGAGCTGCGATAGCTGTCCTCGGAACCTTCTTATATTCACAGGTATTTTTATCtgttattcttttgttgtaaaatTATGGGTGTTGCACCTTGAATTTCTTGCCTTGTACTATTTTGAAGCTTTGTGATTGTTTTATTAGTAGTTGGACTTTGAATTTCTACCTAACTCCGATATGTGTAACTTTCAGTCTTTCAATTCAACCTACTTTCATTTACATCAAGTCAATTGTAACCTAAGTTAGTTTACCTTTAGAGCTTTTCCACCAAATATAAGAGAATATGCTTTGGCCTTTGGAGCATCTATGATATATTTAAAAGTAGTTGACATGTGGGACCTTggaaaataatgaaaaagaaaaagagagaaaaagaatgaTGGTGaccataaataaatagaatattgACTAAGATGACATGTTTGGGTTAGATTATACGTAACATTCTTTTggaaaataataattttgtttGGTGGTATTCTCATTCCTGTCATTCTATTTTTTTCCAGGCAAAACAATAGACTTGTGGGACGAAAAATTTCTGAGGATTTGTTTGTTATTGTTGATCATGCTCAATTTCTCAGCTGGAGACAGAAGTTTGATTTCGGAAtatgaatttttgcaagactagGATGATCTAGTTGTGAGCGCATCTTTgtagataataaaaataagaatatttgTTGAGGAAACACCACACGAATGAGTAGTTCTTCTCTTTGTAATTTTGTTTCTTAATTTTAAAAATGCAAGGAGTGGAAGAAATAAAATGTTCATATTCTTGAGGATGGTTTCTCAAAACAATGTTTTATGAGAAGAAGCATCAATAATTATGATGAGTATGATCAATTTGATGgtgtttttttatgatttatgAGGTTTCATTAAAGTTAGGTAATGCTTAGAATTTAAAAATGCATTTTGAGCTTTTCATTTTGTATGTCCCTTGACCTTTACTTGTGACTTGAGCTTTTAGCTTTGTGCAGTGAGAAAGTGATTCTCTACCTTTCAAAAGGACATGTTCCACCTTTGGCAAGTGAATAATAAAATTAACTACTAGTATAAGATGCATgatgaaatataaaatatacatttaaaTTGAGTTAAATAAGATATATATTTGTATAATAGTGGTtgattttaatgtacaaatagcatttttaattattttattagcaGATTATTAACTATAAAAAGTTTATCCCTTAACAAATTTGACTATACAAATAACAAACAAATTTGTCGCTTgatcaaaagttaaaaaaaaaaagcttttctTTAGGATTAGAGAGGGATATGAACATATAAATAAAGACAACTAATAAGTGATGTAAGAAGAAATATTATCTAAAATCTTTACAAGTAttgaattcaaataaataaatacttttcCTTCATCGTTAAAGAAGAGTTTATAATTCTTAAATTGACTATGTTATGCATACACTAATATCAACCatcaaaatcagccaccaatataaaatatatattaaaatacaaatatacatcaaaagtaaattaaacaacatatgtatttatatacatacattggtggctgattttggtgtacgaataacatttttgtttttaatatattcAACCAACCATCTAAGCTAAacctaacaaaataaaaatacgtTAGGCGGATTGGGATTTAAGCATCCTTTATCACAACAAAATTGACCACTTTGCTTAACTAGAATGAAAGCATAAAATTGTGCACATACATATACTTTGATTAGAATTTTCCTCAAAAgaataaggaaagaaaaaaatttgtTCAAAGAGTGTGAAAGGAGAGGGGTGAACCAGTTCAGCAGAGATTAAGATGTTGCATCCACAAAGGAATTTCCATGAGATTTTGTAGGCAGTTGGACAAACAGCAACAGATATGCATGGAGCTAGTAACCAAAACTTGAGTCAAATAGTCATCTATAAAACATGATTCTTTCATATTCATGAAAGAGTGATGCTATTTGAAAATCACAAACTTAGCATCAGGTcggtttctgttttcattttctatttttatttttagtattttgtgAAGGAAAAATTGAAAATAGTGAAAACAGACCGGATTAAATACAAATTATGATCAATTGGACAATTAAAAAGAGTTTCTTTTTGCAAAATCTTGGCTATTGGTTTTGAGTGTGAAAAGAAGTGGAGAAAATAAGAGAAGATATAAGGGTATGTATATATGCATGGTTGCTCACTTCACATGAGCATGAAAGATAGTTTTCACAAGCTATTCTTTTAAGAGATTGCAAACTGTTTTCCACAAAACTCAACCATGCCAAGCATGGATAGGAATGAATCATTTGTAAGAGGAAATAGAAGCGTGTGAACTCATTTCAGCTAAAATTATTGTGAGTGACTATGGTTTATATGGGAATTTGTTGTGGATGATAATTTAGAGGTTGAGTTGAACCTCCCAAGGAAAATTTTTTGTTGTAGATAAGGTTTCAAACAATACTAGCCAGAAAATAACATATTTATCTGCAAAAAAATCCCTAA is from Arachis ipaensis cultivar K30076 chromosome B01, Araip1.1, whole genome shotgun sequence and encodes:
- the LOC107643973 gene encoding uncharacterized protein LOC107643973 — its product is MAMEVGNGRSTMFWEDNWLHGGPLKLAFPRLYSISNQQGAMIGDCGFWNGLDWIWNFQWRRELFQWEMDLLGQFHERLRPVKLAADAEDKLVWKFESKEVFSTRSVVQILQSEILSDEITSYSFTSSVWRGVVPLRIELFGWFVLVGRVNTKERLSRLGVIMPNDNICVLCKKEVESVKHLFLLCDLTWQVWCSWLRRFGEDWAIPGTIRELFESWTGRHKQKQEQKRWLIGFFTVIWNVWVERNARIFNNKEAGVDIVIKRTFLSYEEWTDSDPFGS
- the LOC107632435 gene encoding glucose-6-phosphate/phosphate translocator 1, chloroplastic, which produces MICSLRQPSIGITGSDVVLRQKHATPFQACSFLPPLALKKKPQKHVVSVNKPLHVASVSVGNFGSVKDLEGFGKRESDDLVKCGAYEADRSEIEAAGPSEAAKKVKIGIYFATWWALNVVFNIYNKKVLNAYPYPWLTSTLSLACGSLMMLISWATGIAESPKTDLEFWKTLLPVAVAHTIGHVAATVSMSKVAVSFTHIIKSGEPAFSVLVSRFLLGETFPVPVYLSLIPIIGGCALAAVTELNFNMTGFMGAMISNLAFVFRNIFSKKGMKGKSVSGMNYYACLSILSLALLTPFAIAVEGPQMWAAGWQIALSQIGPQFIWWVAAQSVFYHLYNQVSYMSLDEISPLTFSIGNTMKRISVIVSSIIIFHTPVQPVNALGAAIAVLGTFLYSQAKQ